The DNA region ATAAACGCCTCCAGTACCTCTCCAGATGGTTCGCTCCTCTGACAAGGCCCTGCCGGTTTGGATATCAATTTCGAAGCAGGTGATGCGCGTCCAAGGCCCAGGGGTTGCGGATCCGGTGATGTATGTCGTGCCGTCTTCAAAAAAGAGGTCTGGATCGATGCCGACGAAGTCAAAGTAGACGGGGTCGCTCCAGGTGCTCCTCCAAATGTCTGTAGTAGAGATAACGAAGTTGTGCTTATCCACCACTCCAGTCTCCTTCTGGAAGACGGCGTTGGTGCACACAATGTAAAAGTTTCCATCGTGGTGTCTAATTGTCGGAGCGTACAACCCAGCGGTGGCTGGAAGAATCTTGCCTCCTGTCGATGGACTTGGGGCAGAGAGTCTCGTTGATGACTTGGCGAGACTTAACTGGGTTTGTCTATTAATTGCATTGCCTGGTTGCGACAGTTGATATGAAGAACACCAGAGAGGGGGTAATGCAACTGACCGATGTACCTCCATGACAAAAGATCATCAGAGGCGTAAATTGGGAGCCCCGGAAACAAGTGAAAAGAGGATGTGACGAGAAAGTGCCAGCCGGAGACACTGACAATGGAAGGATCCGGAGCGAAGCCCGGTATAATGGGATTGATTGCACGTGGCGTCGGCATTATGACACAGGGAGTTTAGACATCCGCTGTGGGCGATGTGTGTCAAGGGGGTCATGGGGTAGGGTTGGACGACTTATAGTTCGTTTGTACGAAAATCATGATGGTGTCATTCCCCGCAATCGTCAGTAGTGAGAACAAGAGCTGAGTTGGTCAAGACGATGTCCAGGGAGAGGTTCTTGCCAAAGGATGAAGCCAAGCGCTCGCTTGAGGTGCCACAACTAGCTACGCTCTCCAATTCCGCCCCCAACCGCTGGCCCTAGCGAGGTTTAGCTGTCGGGAAACCGTCGGGAAACGACTCGTGATGGAGGGTTGCATACCGAACCCGCGTACTCGGCTTGTCGGAGAACCTGTCGGAAAACCCCAGTAGCGTtcggcctcctcttcaatcGACAGGGTTCTTTTTCCACGATCCTCACCTGCTTCCCCGCAGACTTGCCTTGACAAGGTCACATCTGCTCGGTTTGTCCCTCAACTTTGAGTCAATCGCAGAGGAGCACCGGCCTCTAATCATGTGGGCTCAGTGGGAGGACAATGTAGAGATGAACAGAGGTGCCGATCTTTCAGATGGCCGATGGGTAGCCTACAAGCTGGGAGCCCAAGTGCCCCGTCAACTCAGGGATTTAATGGAGCTCCCTCAATGTCGTTTGCCCTTCACGACCAAGTTGCAAAGACATGTCGAATTTTTCTGATACTTACCCTAATCCTGCTCATCTGGACGGCGTTTTGGTCAATTACCGGGGTCTAGTCAAGCAACCAACAGTGGTGCTGATCACACGACCCCTCTGGGCGAATGGGCATCTACTCGCACTTCTTTCTCGCGAGTTTTCCTCCTCCAGTTTGTCCGGAAAGATGTCCGCCTGGTCATAACTCGATGTGGCTTTTGACCTCGGGATATCATGGACCGACACTAATGTCTTCAGCTATCCCTACCTACACCAACGGAATCACTGTGACGGCTTGGCATATCACCAAAATGAACCCGATGGACTCGTCTGGACGTCCCATGGTCCCATGGGGAAGCACCCGAGCCCCACCAGCTGCTGAAGCGCTAGCAGTTTGCAACCACCATACCCCGTGGGTCGTATCCCCGGATCGACACCCCAGGCCAGAGTCAGCCCATCCAGAATTGGGTTAGCAAGGCCTATATCACTATTCGGGAGGCTCTTCACGTCGACTACAAAAAGAGGCGAAGAGCCCGCATTCCCGGAACCTCTATTCATCAGCCCAAGCTACCCTCCCCAtctccaccatggccaacaacTCGGAGCCCAAGCCCTCGGCTGAAAAGGCCACCCACACCACTGTCGAACATGACGATCAAGTCGAAGCTCCCATCAAGCCAAGTGAGattgttgaagatgccgtCGCCAAGGGCCAGGTCACCTCTGGCTACGAGACACTGACCAACTGGCAAACCGTGAAGAAGTTCAAGCTCGTCAGCCTGATCTGTTTCTTGGCCGCCTTCAGTGCTGCTACTGACGGATACCAAGTCGCGTAAGTGCCTATACCGGATGCCCCTGATGTATATGTACAGCCGCCAACTTCTCTATAGCATGAGCGCCAGTATCATTGCCAACAAGGGCTTCGTTCGAGAATTCGCCACCAAAGTCGATGCCGAAGGTAAACAGTATCTCGACGCTCCCATCATTAGCGCCTGGGGTGCTTGTATGAGCGTTGGCCAAATCATCGGCCAGACGACTGTGTCTTTCATCAATGCTAGGTTTGGCCGAAAGGTTGGCCTGTACTGGCTCTGGTTCGTCCTCCTTACAAGCGTGCTGGCCGAGACATTGGCCAGGAACTGGGGAGTGTGGCTGGTGGCAAAGATGCTGGCCGGATACGGGGTCGGCTGTCTCCAGGCGACTGTGCTCGGATACATCAGCGAAGTCGCCCCTGTTCGGATTCGAGGTGGTCTCCTGATGTGTTATAGCTTCTGGTGGACTCTTGGATCCTTCCTCACTCACGTCGCTCTTCAACGCATGAGCAAGCTTCATCCCTACAACTGGCTCACCCCTATCTACACACAGTGGGGTCAAATCGGCCTCATGTTCATTATCTACCTCATCCTTCCAGAGTCTCCGGCTTGGCTTGCTACTGTCGGGCGAGAGGAacaggccaagaaggttcTTACTTGGCTCCATCGCGGCGTCGAGGATTACGATGTGGACCACCAGTATCACCTCCTCGAACTAGCCATCGAGCATGAGCGAACTGTTGCTGCAGAGCAGCGCAGGGAGAGTTGGACTTCTATCTTCCGCGGAACTGACGGCCGTCGGACCCTGACTGCCCTGTGGACTATTATGACACAGCAGTTTACTGGTCTTGCGCTCTTTGGCACCTTCGGTACCTACTTCTTCCAACAGGCCGGCCTGGCAGAtcccttctccatcaaggccatcacTACGTCTCTCCAGATCGTCACGGTCGTCGCCGCAGTCTTCCTGGTTGATTGGCTTGGCCGACGTCTGATGGCTTGTCTCGCGACAACCATGATGTGGGTGACATGTCTTGTTGTCGGCATCCTTGGAGTTGCCCCTCAAGTTGGAGCTACTACGTATATCTTTGTCCTGTTCACATGTTTCTGGAGTAAGTCATGATCTTTCATCTTGGGACTACTCGCCATACTAATCTCATGTGCCAGACATTGGTATTGCTGCCAACGGTGCCGCTGGCTGGGGCTTTGTTGGCGAGATATCTTCGCAGCGCCTTCGCCCTTACACATCGGGCTTTGCCGCATCAGCCAACTCCCTCGGAGGACTCATCATGTCCGTTCTCACACCATATATGGTGAATGCCAATAAGTGGAACTGGGGTTTCAAAACTGGCTTCTTCTACGCTGGCATTGGCCTTCCATTCGTTGTCGGAATGTGGTTCTTGATCCCTGAAGTCGCTGGGTAAGTATTTAAGACATTTTGACAAAGGTCATAGCTAACAAGAATTACTAGTCGATCGGCTGCCGAATTAGACGAACTGTTTGAACGAAAGGTCAAGCCCTGGCGATTCCACAAGACCGAGACGGCAACCCAGCGCCTGGTCAAGTACGAACAAGACCAGTGATTCGGTTTTCCACCTCGCTACACGGTGACGGCTCCCTTTTTGGAAAGTCGAATGCTGGACTTTCTGTGCGTGTCCCGCTGTTCCCTACAATGTCTCTCGGGGGATCGTGGGTGGGATGTCTGCAGCTGTTTGAAGATGGTATCTCAGCCGCAAGATAATTACAGGTTTTAGTGGTAGAGGAAAGCAGCACTGGCAAATCGAACGAGTTTCCCCTTACAACTGTCGTTTATCCAAATTTAATATTCTATGTACAACATTCGTTCGATGAATCATGTTCCAAGAATCGTAAGGCACCAGTCATGACCTTGACTGTTACTTGTGTCAAGGTCCATCACGAAACAGGTGAGCTAATTCACTGTGCGGTTCGTAAAGCACGGCCAAAAGTATGCTTAGACAGTGGGCCATCCACTGGACCAGTTGATTGTGTTCCAGCCAAAGACCTTTTGTCCATCGCCGTAGCCAATCCTTGTGTCCACATAGTGATAGTAGAGGACCTGTATATTCATGTTAGCAACAAAACATCTGGGAGAGCAGTTTGCATTGTCAAAGAACACTTGCCGTGCCATGAGTAGGGTCGTTATACACGCCCTGTCCTCCAGGTCCGTAGACCCAACCGTGGGACTCAAGCACAACAGTACCACCTCCGTTTGTGCAAGACTTGCCACTCTTGTCAACGAAACCACTGGTGGCAGAGCTGGATCTGCAGACCATGATCTTGTACTCCTGACCAGCAGCAGGTCTGTCCTTGTCAAAGCCACAGCACTTGCCCTTTGAGAAGAACATGTAGTAATAGTTGCCCTGCTTGAACATGTAAGGAGCCTCAACCGCTGTAGTCACAGGCTCATAGATGACGTTGGATGAGCCCGCTCCGCTGGCGATGCTGGTGGGAGTGCTCTTCATGGGCACGGTGAACAGGcccttccagaagctgccAAAGTACATGCGCCAGGTGTTTCCATCTTTGAAGAGGTTTGAATCGATGGCATTATAAGCCTTAGTACCATCAGAGCGAATGCCTGTAGCTCCCACGTCGGTCCAGGTGCCCACATCCATGGATGATGATCGGGCTAGGCCGATAGCAGAGTTCTGTTTTCCGAACTCGCTAACTGTATAGTAAAGATAGTAAACGTTGCCGATCTGGATAACGTCCGGGGCCTAGTAGAGGTCAGACGCCTGCTCCATACGTGTAGCCTTCAGATGGGTAAGTACAAACCCAGAGGTCTTGGTTTCCAGGCAGGTTGATCTTGGAGCCCTGAGGAAGCGCGGCACCCTTGTAGGTCCATGGTCCCTCGATAGACGGCGCCGTGTGAACAGCAATGCGTCCACCGGTGGAAAAACGGAAATATGTGCCATCGGAGCGTCGAATTATGGTGGGATCATGTGAGTTATTGCACACTCCCGAGCAAGCCTTGGGGTTGGCATAGCCGGAGACTAGGCCAGCTGACAGAGTCAGGCCAGAGAGGAAGGACGAAAGCTTGACCATTTTGACGGTGGGTTACCAAGCTAGGCTAGAATTGGACTATGAGGTGTTCTAGTAGAGGCCCAATCTCATTGCCTCTAGTTTAGGGGGAACCAGTTCCTCATATATCTTCAGTCATTTCGACTGCCAGATAGTGGTCGGGTCTCGGCACGCCCATATGCACTTTCAGCCTCTCACGATGAGACCGGCACCGACGGAGAATCCGTCAAGTCGTGTGGTTACTAGGGAACAACCTAAAACGGCACTCCTCTTGTACGATCCTGTAATCTACACGCAAGGCTGTCTAACGTGATGGAGCAAACGCCTCCGTCCGATGCGATTGGAGGAAACAAGTGGCCGCGAATTGGTCCGGAAACCATAAATGGCCAGTTCGCCGCCATTCGTACGATTTGTGGAGATGCAATTCCATCTTTAGCACTCAACCCCTACAAGCGCGTCGGTAGGCTGGGCTTCTTTACGGAAAAACAATTTCACACATGCTATCAGTACCCATCGATGTCTGGAAGTGTAGAAGTTTGGACAACTTGTCCGGAACATGAGCGCCGAGGTCTGTCCTTTGGGGGCCGCTCTTTCGCTTTGATAAGGCGGTGTGATCCGGAGAATACATGTAAAGCTAAAACTCGCATGTTGAATACTATACAGGAAGTTTGTGAACATGGCCATTTTGAACACCGGGACTTGACTTGAAATTCACCAGTTTGCATGGGTCTGCCGGCACTCTCGGAAGCGCTTTGGAGCCGGACCCAAGGAAAGCCCCGTATATGTCGGAGCTCGAGAAACATATACGGAGAATTCTAGTTTGCCCAACCGTATATCTGTGAGTGGAATAGCGGGCGTCTGTCCTCCTTTGCACGTATGAACGAAGGACGGAGACTGGGAACTCTGGTAGTGAACTCACCACATCTTCATTACGGTTATCATTTCAATGACTTAACCGAGCCAGAAGGGACCCTGTTTGCAGTTTCAATGCCATAGGTGACGAGAAATGCCGACATTCCTTCCTGCTCCGTAGACTTCATATCACTCAGTACAGTGGTAGAGTTGTTAACTGATTTGTAGAATGTCAGCATAAACACGGTCACTTCGTATTTCTTGAGAAGTTTCTCGATGATAATATATCGCTTCACGGTTTCTATGGAATGATATCATCTCTACAACTGGAAAATGGGAGTTGCAATATCTGCGCTGTGAATTGATTGATCCAATGTGGTGATTGCCCATGACAAAAATATAGCCGCAACTAGCCGAGCGACAGGAGCGGGTTCGCGGTTTTGTCAGCTATGCCGCCCGATCTCGGCGGCTTCTTGTAGGGAGACGGAATTCTGTCCCCCTGTAACTACAGGGTGTGCAAAAGCTGCTTGTTAGTGCATCGAAGTACCGCGGAGGATAGATCGAGCAAGTAGAAAGATgtaataaataaaaatgGTATATTTAAAGAGAGTAAAAATATACGCcattattattattagtgcTATAAAGGTTATGCTAATTGTATATTTATATATGTGTATAAACTGAGAGGTatgaaaaaaagaaacgTATCAAGTGTCCTGGTTTTCTATGTGAATAAATGAATTATTTCATTACTACGTATTCTAATGCTCTACTGTTTCTATTTTTTTGCCAATAATCTCGGCTGCCTGCAGGGCTGTTGCGTAGAGAACAACCTGGATATTTCCAGAGATAGACTGAGGGATAATAGATGCGTCAACGACACGCAGGTTCTGAACGCCCAAGACCTTCAAGTCCTTATCAACGACACGGCCCATGGCGGCGGTGCCCATGGGGTGGAAGATGCCACTGATTTAATGTTAGAAATGTCTCCAAAACAATAAAGCCCTGTGATATCACGACTTACGTTAGTCCAGCCCGGATACGAGCATCGATTTCCTCATCAGTTGAAGCCGTAGTTAGGGGCTTGTCGCCAAGTTCTCCGCTGATGATTTCTCGGCCAACAATGGTCTTGTTGCTTGTGAGCAGTTTGATATCATGCTTCACAGCTTCCCTCATGGCATAGCGATCAACTTCAGTGCCCATAAAGTTGGCATTGATAAGGGGTGCGTCTTTGATCTTGGAGGATGAAAGACTAATTTGGCCACGAGACTGATCGATGACCAGTACTGTCATGCTTATCACAGCGGAGCCATCTTGAGATGCACCAGCGTACTGAATGGTATGGGTAGCCATGGCACGCTCCTGGTTAAGAAGGGGATGCGTCTTCGGATTGGGCTTCTTGCCCGTATCCTTCTCAATTGCCTTGGCCAAACCATCCTTGGGCACGTCGACAGTGGTTACAAAGTCGAGGTACAGGCCGAGACCGTACTGCGGCTGCTTGAAAAGAGGGTTTCCAGACTCAACAGCCCACCCCTTGGAAGGGTCCTTCAGTCCCCATGCCGTAACAAAGACGGCGTGGTCGTGCAGGTTCTGACCAACTTTGGGAAGATCCAACTGAACCTTGATACCGTGCTTTTGTAGCTGCTCCTTGGGGCCGAGACCAGAGAGCATAAGAATTTGTGGCGTACGGTAAGCGCCAGCAGAGAGAATAACCTCTTTGCCGCGGATCTGGGTACCGTTGGCGAGTTGGACGCCCTGAGCCACCACCTGGCCCTTGGGAGACTTTTGAGTGATGACCTTCTGAACCAGCGTCTCGGTCAATACAGTCGCCTTGTCGATTGGGAACACTAGGGAGCTCTGCTGGCGGCGGCCGTGGTTGCGGTTCTCTTGCATCTCGCCGATACCCATGGGATTGCCGCGGTTGTGGTCAAAATCCGGGGCGGGGCTAATACCGAGCTCTTCCCACGACTCGATAAGGGGCTTGCGCATGGGAAAGGTGCGGTTGAGGGAGCTGATGGATTGAACCTTCATATTACCCTCAAAGCCATGCTGGCCCTTGTCCGTGTCCTGGGTGAAAAAGGACTCAGTCTGCTTCATGTAGGGCAGGAGACCCTCGTAACTCCACCTCTCATCGCCGACAGCTTTGGCCCAGAGGTCGTAGTCGACGGAGTGCCCACGAACCCAAGCAGCTACGAAAACCAGTGAGCAGATTGGCTAGTTCAATGCTTTGCGAAACTCACCTCCGTTGATCAGTGTGCCACCACCCAAGCCCTTGCCCGCGTTGGAAGGGATAGATCGACCGTTAAGATGCGTCTGGGGGACAGACGCATAGCTCCAGTCAAAGTCGCCGCCTTGACCGTTGGTTGAGTTGGGCCAGACGATATCCTGTCGATCGTTGGCGTTGATGCCCGCCTCAATGACCAGGATCTTGAGATCCGGATCCTTCTCGAGGAGTTCATGGACCAGGACCGAGCCACATAGGCCGGCACCGACGACGATGTAATCCCAGAGCATTGTGGACTGGTGCTCGTTCCGGCTGTTGACTAGTGGTGGTACCGAGGTGGGGAGATATCAGGGTATGGTGAAAGATCTGCGCGCTCGAGTTCAGCAAGAGGAAATCTAAGATATATCTACTCTCGTAACGGTAGCATTGCTGCGCGAAATCGCATGTAGGCCGGATCGCCCGGGCTGCTTAACCGATTGCAAGCATGAGAGAGCACCATGGCGCGGTCATCTCCACTGCCCGAGGCTCAATTTCCGGGACATTCATGATCCGGAAATGCCATGCAGGGCTCACTACTCGAGGCTTCCAGGTTGAACGGCTCCCAGGTCTCCTTCGCAAGTGGCCAAGGGTGAGAAGAGCTGGAACTAAAAACGGTGACCAGCCCGTCAGCTTCCTTCGTCTTGCTCGCTACGAAGCGATCCATGGATGAGGTCTTGAGCAATCAGCTGAGGTATTATTGCCCATGTCTCCTAGTATACGCGTACCCCGTCGGAACAAGGACACACTCTGAGCACTTCCGATGCAGAAGGATTCATGAAATTTGTACTAACCGGCCTTAATACCGGATTTATCGAGGCGGCCGTCTGCAAGGGACGGTTTCATCCATGCATAATCCCTGAGATGTCTAAATTACTGATTTCGCCATCGCCATATGTCATCGTTCCTTCGGGATTCCCCAGACTCCGCGGGCATCAGCTGATCCGGGTGTTGCTCCCGGATCCCCTGCCAAGGCTCTATTCGTCCCATCTGGGGGGTGATCTGCCGAAGGTCTGTGTTGGTTCGGTGATCTGTCATCCTTGATAACCCCCGTTCTCGCTAGGTACCAAGGCATCAGGGGTTGTCCCATGAAAGGAGGATAGCCGAGCCCACCCTCATCGACTCTTTCTGGCGACATGCAGAACTCTAAAACTGTATCGCTGATTACCAACCACCTGATGGGATGTTAAGATCCAAGGGAAAGGTTCCTGGTGACGAACCTTGACAGTGTGGTTCGCCAAGGTCGGGACTTGAGTCTGCATAGGGAAATTCCGACGGTTTGCCAcctgttggttgttggttccCAGGTCTGAATAGGGTTGCAGTGAAATTTTCTTTTGCAAGAATCCTCTCGGTCCTTCCttcaaggtggaggagaggggGTTGCAAGTTTGCGGATGATGAAAAGATGTGGGTGGTAATTCTGTCCGAAGAGGACGGCATCGCCATCTATTTTCTGTCGAGTCTGAATCTTATTCATTGCCAACAGCATTGATTCCACAACGTTGAACCaacagccatcatggcagccCTGAATATGTTGGCGCGATCGGCATCAGGGGCGCCCTTCAAAGAAAAGTTCCCTCCTTTGTCGCCCGAAGGAAAGGGGCTTCTCGCGGCTGTGGTAGCCATGTGGGTTCTCGCAACCGCTTGGACTGGGATGCGGATCATCTCGAGAAACATCAGAAAGTCGGCGTATTATGCTGAAGATCACCTCTACTTCATCGGCTTCGTAAGTCTGTCAGCTATGGATGATCGTCCTCACAATCTAACAGGCACTTGCCTAGGCCTTGTTCAATGGCCTGTGCATCACATACGTGCTTGGTATGGCCGTCTCTGGAGTATCTTCCAGGGGAGAAAAGCTAATAGATCACAGCAATCTGTGTAGGAGGAGCGGGAAATGATATCGGCCGTCTGTCCGAACATCACATGTACCATTACACTCGAATTTCGATCGCCAACCAGACCATGTATGCCGCGACGCTTTGCTTCATAAAGATCAGTCTGGTTGCTATGATCCAACGTGTCTTCGCCGCCTCCACGTCCGTCACCCTTCGTATCGCTAGCTGGGTGACCATTGTGGTCATTACCTGCTGGGCTCTCTACACCATtctcctcggcttcttcattTGCTTGCCTGTGGGAGCCACCTGGGGGGCTGCCACTCCTACAAGCTGTGGAAACCAGACTGTTGCATATTCAGCGGTGGCAGTTATCGACATCATTTCCGAGGTGATGATAGTTGCTCTGCCTATGAGGCTGCTGTCTGGGCTGCATATCGCGAGACCACACAAGATCGGACTCTTTTTAGTTTTTGGCGCCGGAATCGTGTAAGTTATGACTGATCACATCTTTTTCCTCCTGCCAAGCTGATACGATCTCTATTGCAGCACAATTGTCTTCTCCTGTGTCCGCCTTAAATATGCCCTAAACATCGACTTCGATAATGTCACCAAGTCCTTCGCCGTCGCATCCGTTTCCTCCATCCTACAAGCAGGAGTTGCTCTCATGGTGGCAAGCTCCCCGATCCTCCGACCCGTCTTCGATCGAACCATTCTCCATTGGCTCGGCGTGTCTGTTCGTAGTACTGGCAGGAATACCAGCAGCAATCCTACAGGCGGGCCCTCTGCATCTCGCCATCACGCATCGGCTGGCTACCACGATGCAAGCCGAATAAGCCATCACAAGGGATTCAGGCAGATGACGGATAGCGAGGAGCACTTGGCCTGGGAGCTAAGAGACATGCAAGGGAAAGGCGGCGAGCAACGGACTACAATAAAAGCCCAAACCGCGTTGTCTGATAATAGCAGCGATAGGCGGTCTAGAGCGGAGAGTCTTAGCAACGGGCAGATTATAGTTACACAGGAGACCATCGTCAGGTAGAGCGGTTAAGGTTCTTGTTTCTTACACTCGTTGTGGGAGGAGAGGTAACTGAACGAAGAATATCCAGGTCATGTTTAAGATGTTACTTTTTTAACCGAATGGAAGAAAGAACAAGAATAACTTCTCTCATGGGTAGTCGGCCCTCGCCTTGCTAATAGCATTGACCAGATTTTGCCCAGATGCGAAGTCAGtgccctcctcgccaactTCGCTTAGAACGCCGTACAAATAAGGGGACCCGTCCTGCTCAAGCCAGAGTGGGCCTCCTGACTGACCCAGAATTCCGTCTGCATCTGTCTCTAGAGGGCCACCCGGGGCACAATCAGCACATCGAACCACCGAGATACCCTCTTGGCGATAAGGCTTTGACGACCCCTTGTCGCCTGGGTATCCCACATGGAGCTAGTACATGTTAGAAATGAGCCTTGACCAAGCAATTTGCCATTGGAAAGAAATTTTTGGGAGCTCTCACAAATATTGGTTTATTCTTTTGAGCATCACAGTCGATGGTTATAGCTCCAAGGTACCCAAACGAGTCACCcaggatgaagatggcccAATCCTCCATCTAGAAGCAAGGCCCCTCACCTTGTTCCATATCAATTAGTTCAATGGAATCAGAGCCCACGACTCTCTCACCATCAAAATACATGGGTTGAAAGCGCGTGGTGACGCCCTCAGGTGGAACGCAATGCTTGGCCGTAGCAACATGCCTAGGGCCGACCAGGGCAGCACTACAGCTCCCACCATCAGATCCAGAGATTCTGCCTATGGCGCTGTAGGGGTATTGTTGAGAGTCCCATAGAACACGATCATCGGGTCCAATGATGGCTCGAATCTTGAGAGGATCGGTAATGTTGGACGGCTTGGGACTTTGGCCGCTAAAAGGTTTGAGGTCTCTTCTAGACAAGGCCTTGACCTTAGGAACCGGGGCTTGCGAGTTTCTTGCATGATTGGTTATGGATAGACCCCCTGAGCGGCGTTGGATGGGATTGTTGGTGGGAATGGCCAAGCTAGTTCTCCCGAAGGCAAGGATGGCCGCCGCCATGAAAGATGTGATAGGAGCCATTTTAAGGGCTCCTGGACAACTGGCTTTCGAATGCTATTAGAGTGCTGTTCGTATCTTATTGTAGGTAGGAGCCTT from Fusarium keratoplasticum isolate Fu6.1 chromosome 12, whole genome shotgun sequence includes:
- a CDS encoding Serine protease is translated as MAPITSFMAAAILAFGRTSLAIPTNNPIQRRSGGLSITNHARNSQAPVPKVKALSRRDLKPFSGQSPKPSNITDPLKIRAIIGPDDRVLWDSQQYPYSAIGRISGSDGGSCSAALVGPRHVATAKHCVPPEGVTTRFQPMYFDGDKGSSKPYRQEGISVVRCADCAPGGPLETDADGILGQSGGPLWLEQDGSPYLYGVLSEVGEEGTDFASGQNLVNAISKARADYP
- a CDS encoding Arabinan endo-1,5-alpha-L-arabinosidase — encoded protein: MVKLSSFLSGLTLSAGLVSGYANPKACSGVCNNSHDPTIIRRSDGTYFRFSTGGRIAVHTAPSIEGPWTYKGAALPQGSKINLPGNQDLWAPDVIQIGNVYYLYYTVSEFGKQNSAIGLARSSSMDVGTWTDVGATGIRSDGTKAYNAIDSNLFKDGNTWRMYFGSFWKGLFTVPMKSTPTSIASGAGSSNVIYEPVTTAVEAPYMFKQGNYYYMFFSKGKCCGFDKDRPAAGQEYKIMVCRSSSATSGFVDKSGKSCTNGGGTVVLESHGWVYGPGGQGVYNDPTHGTASVLYYHYVDTRIGYGDGQKVFGWNTINWSSGWPTV
- a CDS encoding MFS domain-containing protein, whose translation is MANNSEPKPSAEKATHTTVEHDDQVEAPIKPSEIVEDAVAKGQVTSGYETLTNWQTVKKFKLVSLICFLAAFSAATDGYQVAMSASIIANKGFVREFATKVDAEGKQYLDAPIISAWGACMSVGQIIGQTTVSFINARFGRKVGLYWLWFVLLTSVLAETLARNWGVWLVAKMLAGYGVGCLQATVLGYISEVAPVRIRGGLLMCYSFWWTLGSFLTHVALQRMSKLHPYNWLTPIYTQWGQIGLMFIIYLILPESPAWLATVGREEQAKKVLTWLHRGVEDYDVDHQYHLLELAIEHERTVAAEQRRESWTSIFRGTDGRRTLTALWTIMTQQFTGLALFGTFGTYFFQQAGLADPFSIKAITTSLQIVTVVAAVFLVDWLGRRLMACLATTMMWVTCLVVGILGVAPQVGATTYIFVLFTCFWNIGIAANGAAGWGFVGEISSQRLRPYTSGFAASANSLGGLIMSVLTPYMVNANKWNWGFKTGFFYAGIGLPFVVGMWFLIPEVAGRSAAELDELFERKVKPWRFHKTETATQRLVKYEQDQ